Proteins encoded within one genomic window of Drosophila willistoni isolate 14030-0811.24 chromosome XL unlocalized genomic scaffold, UCI_dwil_1.1 Seg141, whole genome shotgun sequence:
- the LOC6638055 gene encoding WASH complex subunit 1 has translation MAIDTDLMKCRKCGEMRVNQAKQQAADDGRAMETVKEEEEELESSSRTSSSKGDAVLNSATCAACEALDTKEESKPSKESDTPIVMAMATASATETAAIDALKTEFNIDLTTTEEMPPLNEPNNAPDGSNEAMDVEPKVKDNENLEPSAIATSTTPTPTAAPVPESSASGKQSIEEKTETIAPTSPAAPPPPPPPPPPPASSTSPQSSPERIAPPPPPPPPQPQLQQRSGKITRSSLNGSTTANRAPTIMKRLRKSTRSTRFKSKLTGRANLSNERDRSSNGHNGADGAGSYNSANHNQGFPHSNSKSQGKSAGNNLGGSSGGTSGGSAFARNRRALFKRPAQKQPKVQATTRFVKSVFYKGSYMQIGDIVSIVDSQQNVYYAQIRGLLVDAYCEKSAFLTWLIPTQDSPDPKEGFDPATYLIGPDEDLSRKLCYLEFVMHAPSNYYYDRSTPFPLPDVDEYTSQRSGGYLWTRLPIIKREKRVNNSNNC, from the exons ATGGCCATAGATACAGATTTGATGAAGTGCAGAAAATGCGGCGAAATGCGTGTTAATCAAGCGAAACAGCAAGCAGCAGATGATGGCCGTGCGATGGAAACGGtaaaggaggaggaggaggaactagagagcagcagcaggacCAGTAGCAGCAAGGGCGATGCTGTACTGAACTCTGCAACGTGTGCAGCATGTGAAGCGCTAGACACAAAGGAAGAGTCAAAGCCATCAAAGGAATCAGATACGCCAATAgtaatggcaatggcaacggcaTCGGCAACAGAAACAGCTGCAATAGATGCACTAAAAACGGAATTTAATATAGATTTAACTACTACAGAAGAAATGCCACCACTCAATGAACCTAACAATGCTCCAGATGGGTCCAATGAGGCAATGGATGTAGAGCCAAAAGTGAAAgataatgaaaacttagaGCCAAGTGCAATAGCCACATCAACTACACCAACACCAACCGCAGCCCCAGTGCCAGAATCGAGTGCTAGCGGGAAACAGTCGATTGAGGAGAAAACTGAAACTATAGCACCCACATCTCCTGCAgctccaccaccacctcctCCACCGCCTCCGCCACCGGCTTCATCTACATCGCCGCAAAGTTCGCCAGAGCGAATTGctccaccaccgccgccgccgccaccgcaACCGCAACTCCAGCAGCGCTCTGGAAAAATCACACGTAGCAGTCTGAATGGATCGACCACAGCAAACCGGGCACCCACCATTATGAAACGTTTACGCAAAAGCACCCGTTCCACTCGCTTTAAATCAAAGCTAACTGGTCGAGCAAATCTCAGCAATGAACGCGACCGGTCATCGAATGGTCACAATGGTGCAGATGGCGCCGGATCCTACAACTCTGCCAATCATAATCAAGGCTTCCCGCATTCGAACAGCAAATCTCAGGGCAAATCAGCTGGCAATAATCTTGGCGGCAGCTCGGGCGGCACATCTGGCGGTTCAGCATTTGCCAGAAATCGTCGTGCTCTGTTCAAGCGTCCTGCACAAAAACAACCCAAAGTCCAGGCCACAACGCGGTTTGTGAAGAGTGTTTTCTACAAGGGCAGCTATATGCAAATTGGCGATATTGTCAGCATTGTCGATAGCCAACAGAATGTGTATTATGCTCAAATTCGTGGTCTCTTGGTGGATGCCTATTGTGAGAAATCGGCATTTCTAACATGGCTAATACCGACACAGGACAGCCCCGATCCCAAAGAGGGTTTTGATCCAGCTACATATTTGATAG GTCCCGATGAAGACTTATCCCGCAAATTGTGTTATTTGGAATTTGTTATGCATGCACCAagcaattattattatgaccGAAGTACACCATTTCCTCTGCCTGATGTTGATGAATATACGTCACAAAGGTCCGGTGGTTATCTGTGGACACGTTTGCCCATTATTAAAAGGGAGAAGAGGgttaacaacagcaacaattgcTAG
- the LOC6638056 gene encoding cyclin-dependent kinase 7, translating to MIRNEDSKKDRYAKLSFLGEGQFAIVYKARDMVTSQIVAVKKIKKGSREDARDGINRTALREIKILQELQHENIIGLVDVFGQLSNVSLVFDFMDTDLEVIIKDTKIILTQANIKAYAIMTLRGLEYLHHNWILHRDLKPNNLLVNSDGVLKIGDFGLAKVYGSPNRIYTHHVVTRWYRCPELLFGARQYGTGVDMWAVGCILAELMLRVPFMPGDSDLDQLTRIFATLGTPTEADWPHIGKLHDYLQFRNFPGNPLQNIFTAAGNDMLLLMRRLFAMNPLKRCSCREALSMPYFSNKPAPTVGLKLPMPSAIMAAKESAQAQTEGAEKPAAQKRKLVETTVRGNILPQKKRLQF from the exons ATGATTCGCAACGAAGATAGCAAAAAGGATCGCTACGCCAAACTGTCATTCCTGGGTGAGGGTCAG TTTGCCATTGTGTACAAGGCTCGTGATATGGTGACAAGTCAAATCGTGGCCGTGAAGAAGATCAAGAAGGGCAGCCGTGAAGATGCACGCGATGGCATCAATCGTACAGCTTTGcgtgaaattaaaattttgcaagAATTGCAACATGAGAATATCATTGGCCTGGTCGATGTCTTTGGTCAATTGTCCAATGTGTCGCTGGTATTTGACTTTATGGACACCGATCTGGAGGTTATCATCAAGGATACCAAAATCATCTTGACCCAGGCAAATATTAAGGCCTATGCCATAATGACATTGCGTGGTCTGGAGTACTTGCATCACAATTGGATACTCCATCGCGATCTGAAGCCAAATAATTTGCTCGTCAATAGCGATGGCGTGCTCAAAATAGGTGATTTTGGCTTGGCCAAAGTGTATGGATCGCCAAATCGTATTTACACCCATCATGTGGTCACACGTTGGTATCGATGCCCCGAGCTATTGTTTGGCGCCCGTCAATATGGCACTGGCGTCGATATGTGGGCAGTTGGCTGCATTCTGGCCGAGCTTATGTTGCGTGTCCCTTTCATGCCGGGCGATTCAGACTTGGATCAGTTGACTCGCATATTTGCCACCCTGGGAACACCCACTGAAGCCGATTGGCCCCACATTGGCAAGCTTCATGACTATCTTCAGTTTAGGAACTTCCCTGGGAACCCATTGCAAAATATCTTCACGGCAGCTGGCAACGACATGCTATTGCTAATGCGTCGTCTCTTTGCAATGAATCCCCTCAAGCGTTGTTCCTGCCGTGAGGCATTGAGTATGCCCTATTTTTCTAATAAGCCAGCACCAACCGTTGGCCTGAAATTGCCCATGCCATCGGCCATAATGGCCGCCAAGGAGAGTGCCCAGGCCCAGACTGAGGGGGCCGAAAAGCCGGCTGCTCAAAAGCGTAAACTTGTCGAAACGACAGTGCGAGGCAACATCTTGCCGCAAAAAAAGAGGCTGCAGTTCTGA
- the LOC6638057 gene encoding uncharacterized protein LOC6638057, translating to MPVSKMTDKKVKIGQLKSLTSEEARRERAERRLSYGNKLSTMNLNRMRNRQCAAAMINPIANAAKLVSSMGKMVFVDPKPKPKAKASPESEPPHQMEVLKPSAKEEDLKSLSEQANPESSQEAAVLMPSASVTMSLRRIASSYAHVCEAEMGCAEALPNEDNEEDAREERAEVLIKSQTMPPPSSTPSLPVTLPIPGSSAANPYKFSAFTTASSSLSSPSFSLVHSGKEDDDPIDLLDPIVETRATERWQQLGNTVSALFRTRRCHDSQESPMTRLRRVREQRELLEAFTRPFLYESMKRD from the coding sequence ATGCCAGTGTCCAAGATGACGGACAAAAAGGTCAAAATTGGCCAATTGAAATCCCTGACCTCGGAAGAGGCGCGCCGTGAACGTGCCGAGCGGCGCCTTAGCTATGGCAATAAGCTATCGACCATGAATCTAAATCGGATGCGTAATCGTCAGTGTGCCGCAGCAATGATCAATCCCATTGCAAATGCAGCTAAACTGGTATCATCTATGGGTAAAATGGTGTTTGTTGatccaaagccaaagccaaaggcaaaggcaagcCCCGAGTCTGAACCACCACACCAAATGGAAGTATTGAAACCATCAGCAAAGGAGGAAGACCTCAAATCATTATCTGAACAAGCAAATCCGGAATCATCTCAAGAAGCAGCAGTATTGATGCCATCGGCCTCTGTGACCATGTCGCTGCGTCGAATCGCCTCGAGCTATGCTCATGTGTGTGAAGCCGAAATGGGCTGTGCGGAGGCTCTGCCCAATGAAGACAACGAAGAGGATGCCAGAGAAGAGCGTGCCGAGGTTTTAATCAAAAGTCAAACTATGCCGCCACCCAGCTCAACGCCATCTCTGCCAGTGACTTTGCCGATCCCAGGGTCATCGGCTGCCAATCCCTACAAGTTCTCGGCATTTACAACGGcttcgtcgtcgttgtcgtcgccATCGTTTTCATTGGTACATTCGGGCAAGGAGGATGATGACCCCATTGATCTCTTGGATCCAATCGTTGAGACTCGGGCAACTGAGCGTTGGCAGCAGCTAGGAAACACTGTGTCGGCTCTCTTTAGGACTCGACGTTGCCATGATAGCCAAGAGTCGCCTATGACACGTCTTCGACGAGTGCGCGAGCAGCGAGAATTGTTGGAAGCCTTCACCCGTCCCTTTCTATATGAGTCGATGAAAAGAGATTGA
- the LOC6638026 gene encoding uncharacterized protein LOC6638026: MMMMMYALVMILTTQMTTVLGHGRLMDPPARNAMWRFGYPNPVNYNDNELFCGGYAVQWEQNSGRCGVCGDAYHVKSPRPHEAGGEYAKGIISRYYTAGQEIDVEVELTANHYGRFEMYLCPNNNPRQEASQECFDRYPLLISGSREHRYLIPRDAKKKDIFRYRVRLPAYVTCTQCVLQWTYYTANMWGTCSNGTEAVGCGKAETFRNCADIAIISNTGGGVPPIFVNNKSPYLLYYRDYRAPEDNNIFPLIVRDQKCIGAPPFRSLPGIDNWCEINCLRYPPNCPETACHCPQECVAIGELAGREGADTYCMDECLNYKSNCPRDRCRCY, encoded by the exons atgatgatgatgatgtacgCACTTGTGATGATTTTG ACCACGCAGATGACCACAGTGCTGGGACATGGTCGCCTTATGGACCCACCGGCACGAAATGCTATGTGGCGTTTCGGCTATCCCAATCCGGTTAACTACAATGACAATGAGCTCTTTTGTGGTGGCTATGCGGTGCAATGGGAACAGAATAGCGGTCGCTGTGGTGTCTGTGGCGATGCCTATCATGTGAAATCGCCCAGACCACATGAGGCTGGTGGTGAATATGCCAAGGGCATCATCTCCCGTTACTATACGGCTGGACAGGAGATCGATGTGGAGGTGGAGCTGACTGCCAATCATTACGGTCGATTCGAAATGTATCTCTGCCCCAATAACAATCCACGACAGGAGGCTAGCCAAGAGTGCTTCGATAGATATCCATTGCTAATATCGGGCAGTCGAGAGCATCGTTATCTCATTCCACGTGATGCCAAAAAGAAGGACATATTCCGTTATCGGGTCCGTTTGCCGGCATATGTAACCTGTACACAATGTGTTCTGCAATGGACTTACTACACGGCCAACATGTGGGGCACTTGCTCGAATGGAACTGAGGCTGTTGGTTGCGGCAAGGCGG AAACTTTTCGTAATTGCGCGGACATTGCCATCATATCGAATACTGGAGGCGGTGTACCGCCCATTTTCGTAAATAATAAATCGCCATATCTGCTATACTATCGGGATTATCGTGCACCTGAAGATAATAATATCTTCCCCTTGATTGTGAG AGATCAAAAGTGCATAGGAGCACCGCCATTCCGTTCCCTGCCCGGCATCGATAACTGGTGTGAGATCAACTGTCTACGCTATCCACCCAATTGCCCGGAGACGGCCTGTCATTGTCC TCAGGAGTGCGTGGCCATCGGCGAGCTGGCTGGACGTGAGGGAGCCGATACCTATTGCATGGATGAATGTCTCAATTACAAATCGAATTGCCCACGTGACAGATGTCGCTGCTACTAG
- the LOC6638025 gene encoding uncharacterized protein LOC6638025 yields MMHRQRLNPVRQQQQQQQPQQQQQQQHHHMGRGHEVTLSPRTPQSPQTVRRKMPSVRPEQMTTTGPVPAPAPAPAVPATRCLSRARGKGAANQAGDWGARMAKPNVGRRGGVSNQPMQAEQSQQQQQRNHQHLLPRVARLGNNNHTNISNNKEVAGAKNVTVPPIACPPLNLGTREGLPPKSPYLPSGSEIQMSSMPDQTTSSTSSSSAGRHRHRIKLANAIRLPDQQNKSFVYLCKPVKKVKELLTARQLRQSNEHLDDAFEAAFEVDGDMIDDPIDPIDIDNVIKNSSDLSSTTSSPYNSLEILQKRQLEVEEHFSSLPGKSYQQMLQTQLRQVRQQETQLQRLANCSNNQQDDSKDNNNEDENENVRHRKNEKLEKLVCQNIPTLQNEIKVLQQLGEKLVATLRVSTVCPAEDNRNMEQPKQLSSLSDDNNNSYDIDLDNHHSLASQSSSIYYTPRAVLPGELVIRKICCLRVERVPTICETASVMAAFHHVGVVKEFRIEKKTLNEIKTGDDTQCFYMPSHTTISPEGGLGAVGLNRSYIERKTETAETAATIILAKANELRCTSFRKLRENPNVLIQQLRPKSTMRPFNLLEQDTILFINSLAHGDPYKVSSSTSIPSEHREAGGTAAFDPTTRFHSAHDRLSVSSQTFGSSQLQTVTTQTDKLKPKLKSSSSSLSIGHRSRRLLKRKSKSHLSDEQARILKNILTTTPTPTPTSISAVDSGVLQRPPINRRRRPRQVAPCGRRDLEPKVHLHLLKTVAVGIVQIAVFLVLIMAFTYPDIRC; encoded by the exons ATGATGCATCGACAACGTTTAAATCCTGtaaggcagcagcagcagcagcagcaaccacaacaacaacaacaacagcagcaccaTCACATGGGCCGTGGTCATGAAGTGACACTGTCGCCGAGGACACCACAATCGCCTCAAACAGTGCGTCGCAAGATGCCTTCTGTACGGCCAGAGCAAATGACGACGACAGGGCCAG TCCCAGCCCCAGCCCCAGCCCCGGCAGTCCCTGCGACGAGGTGTTTGAGTCGAGCTCGTGGCAAAGGAGCAGCGAACCAAGCTGGAGATTGGGGCGCGCGTATGGCGAAGCCTAATGTAGGACGACGGGGAGGAGTTTCGAATCAACCGATGCAGGCCGAGCAGtcgcagcaacaacagcaacgtaACCATCAGCATTTGCTGCCCCGTGTGGCACGATTGGGTAACAATAATCACACCAACAttagcaacaacaaagaagTGGCAGGGGCAAAAAATGTGACAGTACCTCCAATTGCTTGTCCACCCTTGAATCTAGGAACACGCGAAGGATTGCCACCCAAGTCACCATATTTGCCCAGTGGCAGCGAAATTCAGATGAGCAGTATGCCCGATCAGACCACCAGCAGCACCAGTAGCAGCTCGGCAGGTCGGCATCGTCATCGTATTAAATTGGCCAATGCCATACGATTGCCTGATCAGCAGAACAAGAGTTTTGTCTATCTTTGCAAGCCGGTGAAGAAGGTCAAGGAGTTGCTAACCGCTCGACAATTGCGTCAAAGTAATGAGCATCTAGATGATGCTTTCGAAGCCGCTTTCGAAGTCGATGGCGACATGATTGATGATCCGATTGATCCGATTGATATTGACAATGTCATCAAGAATTCAAGTGATCTCTCGTCGACCACTTCCAGTCCATACAATAGTTTGGAAATCCTGCAGAAACGACAACTGGAAGTGGAAGAGCATTTCTCGAGTCTGCCTGGCAAAAGCTACCAACAAATGCTTCAAACTCAATTGCGGCAGGTGCGGCAACAGGAGACGCAACTGCAACGTTTGGCcaactgcagcaacaaccaACAGGACGACAGCAAGGACAATAACAATGAGGATGAGAATGAGAATGTCAGACATCGTAAGAACGAGAAACTTGAGAAATTGGTATGCCAGAACATACCAACATTGCAGAATGAAATAAAAGTATTGCAGCAGTTGGGGGAGAAACTGGTGGCCACATTGCGTGTATCCACCGTGTGTCCAGCAGAGGATAATCGAAATATGGAGCAGCCCAAACAATTGAGTAGCCTAAGCGATGATAATAATAACTCGTACGATATTGATCTTGACAATCACCATAGCTTGGCCAGTCAATCGTCGAGCATTTACTATACTCCGCGTGCCGTGTTGCCGGGCGAGTTGGTCATACGAAAGATTTGCTGCCTGCGCGTAGAGCGAGTACCGACAATTTGCGAGACGGCCAGCGTAATGGCTGCATTTCACCATGTTGGTGTCGTTAAGGAGTTTCGGATCGAGAAGAAGACACTGAACGAAATAAAGACTGGAGATGATACCCAATGCTTTTATATGCCATCCCACACCACAATATCGCCAGAAGGAGGACTAGGAGCAGTTGGTCTAAACAGAAGCTACATTGAGAGAAAAACTGAAACCGCTGAGACTGCTGCTACCATCATTTTGGCCAAGGCCAATGAATTGCGTTGCACTTCATTTCGCAAATTGCGTGAAAATCCAAATGTTCTAATCCAACAATTGCGTCCAAAGTCAACGATGCGTCCCTTCAATTTGCTGGAGCAGGACACTATCTTGTTCATTAATAGTCTGGCCCATGGTGATCCATACAAAGTGTCTAGTTCCACTTCAATTCCGAGCGAACATCGTGAGGCTGGTGGGACTGCTGCCTTCGATCCAACAACCAGATTCCATTCAGCCCATGATCGTCTATCGGTTAGCTCGCAGACCTTTGGTTCCAGTCAATTGCAGACGGTCACCACACAAACGGATAAACTTAAGCCCAAACTGAAGTCATCCTCATCTTCATTGAGCATTGGCCATCGTTCCAGACGTCTCTTGAAACGCAAATCAAAGTCCCATCTCTCCGATGAGcaggcaagaattttaaaaaacattcTAACAACGACACCGACCCCAACACCAACATCGATATCCGCCGTCGATTCCGGAGTGCTGCAAAGGCCGCCCATAAACCGCCGACGCCGGCCGCGCCAAGTGGCGCCTTGTGGCCGCAGGGATCTGGAGCCCAAagtgcatttgcatttgctcaaaacCGTTGCCGTTGGCATTGTACAAATCGCCGTGTTTCTTGTACTTATTATGGCTTTTACCTATCCGGATATACGTTGTTGA